Proteins from a genomic interval of Bos mutus isolate GX-2022 chromosome 26, NWIPB_WYAK_1.1, whole genome shotgun sequence:
- the LOC102268809 gene encoding ATPase PAAT isoform X1 gives METIHGPPTRSPTLASSWDAAFGALAQSLRLTPDGLGDRDADWEELLAPPASGQDHVILKRNLNGQDENPCFLHLRCDPHGGEEIVSIGILSSARNMEVYLGEEYCGTSRGKNVCNVLDNSEHEKITLYKKCLKLESSTHACKIKLLSFGEKNCVFISKVVVHVRPVLAHSSAGSPTLGSRIDLERVQTIMESMASKLSPGAQQLMNMVRFQQQNCVAIGEQLQSILGNTGHKHVMGLPSSSTPGAFDKSSCTPFPFRTGLTSGNVTEDSEATTEKSLQPAGGGSMSSLQECKIVPQSRSILENDLKNAVSSFLSKKAGDSSHIPNSELLPFLQNLCGQVSHLRVGPGTKWQDSITKPGGGAGGVTVEEQPVCSYLEKILSKNLELMEKKLTDYVDQRIYKLQEHIDNKMALLMDLLQRPNSPPSGMPLRHYDSGEGLSNGER, from the exons ATGGAGACCATACACGGGCCACCGACCCGGAGCCCGACCCTGGCCTCTTCCTGGGATGCAGCGTTCGGAGCCTTGGCCCAGAGTCTCCGTCTCACCCCGGATGGTCTCGGCGACCGGGACGCCGACTGGGAGGAGCTGCTGGCGCCGCCCGCCTCTGG ccAGGATCACGTGATTTTGAAAAGGAACCTGAACGGCCAAGATGAAAACCCCTGCTTTCTTCACCTGAGATGTGACCCTCATGGAGGTGAAGAAATCGTTTCTATTGGCATTTTAAGTTCAGCAAGAAATATGGAAGTATACTTAGGAGAGGAGTACTGTGGAACCAGTAGGGGCAAGAATGTTTGTAATGTTCTGGATAACAG tgAACATGAAAAGATTACTTTGTACAAAAAATGTCTAAAGTTGGAGTCTTCCACACATGCTTGTAAAATAAAG CTGCTCTCCTTTGGTGAAAAGAACTGTGTGTTCATCAGTAAAGTTGTGGTACACGTAAGGCCAGTCTTGGCACATTCTTCAGCAGGCTCTCCCACTCTAGGATCAAGGATAGACCTGGAGAGGGTCCAAACCATCATGGAGTCCATGGCGTCAAAGTTATCACCTGGAGCTCAGCAGTTGATGAATATGGTGAGATTCCAGCAGCAG AATTGTGTTGCCATCGGAGAGCAGCTCCAGTCGATCCTGGGAAACACGGGACACAAGCACGTGATGGGGCTGCCGTCCTCGTCTACTCCGGGAGCCTTCGACAAGTCATCCTGCACACCTTTTCCTTTCAGAACTGGATTGACATCTGGAAACGTGACTGAAGACTCGGAGGCTACCACTGAGAAGAGTCTGCAGCCAGCTGGTGGAGGAAGTATGAGCAGCCTCCAAGAGTGTAAAATTGTGCCACAAAGCCGTTCTATTCTTGAGAATGATCTGAAGAATGCAGTATCTTCTTTCTTATCAAAGAAAGCAGGTGACAGCTCACACATACCTAACTCCGAGTTGCTGCCTTTTCTGCAGAATTTGTGTGGCCAGGTGAGCCATCTCCGGGTGGGACCCGGCACCAAGTGGCAGGACAGCATCACCAAGCCTGGCGGAGGCGCCGGGGGTGTCAC agtaGAAGAGCAACCTGTTTGTTCCTATTTGGAAAAGATTCTTTCTAAAAATTTGGAACTGATGGAAAAGAAACTTACAGACTACGTTGATCAGCGAATATATAAACTCCAGGAGCACATAGATAATAAGATGGCTTTGTTAATGGACTTGCTGCAACGTCCCAACTCCCCACCCTCTGGGATGCCTCTACGACATTATGACTCTGGAGAAGGACTTTCAAATGGAGAAAGATAA
- the LOC102268809 gene encoding ATPase PAAT isoform X2, protein METIHGPPTRSPTLASSWDAAFGALAQSLRLTPDGLGDRDADWEELLAPPASGQDHVILKRNLNGQDENPCFLHLRCDPHGGEEIVSIGILSSARNMEVYLGEEYCGTSRGKNVCNVLDNSEHEKITLYKKCLKLESSTHACKIKLLSFGEKNCVFISKVVVHVRPVLAHSSAGSPTLGSRIDLERVQTIMESMASKLSPGAQQLMNMVRFQQQNCVAIGEQLQSILGNTGHKHVMGLPSSSTPGAFDKSSCTPFPFRTGLTSGNVTEDSEATTEKSLQPAGGGSMSSLQECKIVPQSRSILENDLKNAVSSFLSKKAGDSSHIPNSELLPFLQNLCGQVSHLRVGPGTKWQDSITKPGGGAGGVTRATCLFLFGKDSF, encoded by the exons ATGGAGACCATACACGGGCCACCGACCCGGAGCCCGACCCTGGCCTCTTCCTGGGATGCAGCGTTCGGAGCCTTGGCCCAGAGTCTCCGTCTCACCCCGGATGGTCTCGGCGACCGGGACGCCGACTGGGAGGAGCTGCTGGCGCCGCCCGCCTCTGG ccAGGATCACGTGATTTTGAAAAGGAACCTGAACGGCCAAGATGAAAACCCCTGCTTTCTTCACCTGAGATGTGACCCTCATGGAGGTGAAGAAATCGTTTCTATTGGCATTTTAAGTTCAGCAAGAAATATGGAAGTATACTTAGGAGAGGAGTACTGTGGAACCAGTAGGGGCAAGAATGTTTGTAATGTTCTGGATAACAG tgAACATGAAAAGATTACTTTGTACAAAAAATGTCTAAAGTTGGAGTCTTCCACACATGCTTGTAAAATAAAG CTGCTCTCCTTTGGTGAAAAGAACTGTGTGTTCATCAGTAAAGTTGTGGTACACGTAAGGCCAGTCTTGGCACATTCTTCAGCAGGCTCTCCCACTCTAGGATCAAGGATAGACCTGGAGAGGGTCCAAACCATCATGGAGTCCATGGCGTCAAAGTTATCACCTGGAGCTCAGCAGTTGATGAATATGGTGAGATTCCAGCAGCAG AATTGTGTTGCCATCGGAGAGCAGCTCCAGTCGATCCTGGGAAACACGGGACACAAGCACGTGATGGGGCTGCCGTCCTCGTCTACTCCGGGAGCCTTCGACAAGTCATCCTGCACACCTTTTCCTTTCAGAACTGGATTGACATCTGGAAACGTGACTGAAGACTCGGAGGCTACCACTGAGAAGAGTCTGCAGCCAGCTGGTGGAGGAAGTATGAGCAGCCTCCAAGAGTGTAAAATTGTGCCACAAAGCCGTTCTATTCTTGAGAATGATCTGAAGAATGCAGTATCTTCTTTCTTATCAAAGAAAGCAGGTGACAGCTCACACATACCTAACTCCGAGTTGCTGCCTTTTCTGCAGAATTTGTGTGGCCAGGTGAGCCATCTCCGGGTGGGACCCGGCACCAAGTGGCAGGACAGCATCACCAAGCCTGGCGGAGGCGCCGGGGGTGTCAC AAGAGCAACCTGTTTGTTCCTATTTGGAAAAGATTCTTTCTAA
- the LOC102267221 gene encoding protein FAM24A: protein MIAIGSALLITAFVLIGVVIGLYYKVANTLNAAKTPIATTITCSDQDKVTEAATSTPESYPSFQCCEECNLPANFDPLTSCFCDINKGLNTE from the exons ATGATCGCCATTGGGAGCGCCTTACTGATTACAGCTTTCGTGCTCATAGGTGTCGTCATCGGTCTTTACTACAAAGTAGCCAACACGTTAAA TGCTGCAAAGACACCCATTGCTACGACCATTACCTGTAGTGATCAAGATAAGGTCACCGAGGCTGCAACCTCCACCCCCGAGTCTTACCCCAGCTTCCAGTGCTGTGAAGAATGTAACTTGCCTGCCAACTTTGATCCCCTGACATCGTGCTTCTGTGACATAAACAAGGGACTCAACACAGAATGA